The following proteins are co-located in the Clostridiales bacterium genome:
- a CDS encoding ABC transporter ATP-binding protein, whose protein sequence is MSVPEIQLKNVSMVYQVNSGENIVALNDVSLDIREGEFISLLGPSGCGKTTLLRIIADLLQPTSGSISILGQTPREIRMQQKYGIVFQNPVLYDWRTVRKNICLPMEIMGVPKKERTKRIDNMLELVGLQDFGTKYPFELSGGMQQRVGIARALALNPDFLLMDEPFSALDEFTREKLNEDLLNIWSKTSKTVIFVTHNIPESVFLSDRVVVLSPHPGRLSAVIDIDLPRPREGHLRETPEFYALVSKIRRSFEGV, encoded by the coding sequence ATGAGTGTGCCTGAAATTCAATTAAAAAATGTAAGCATGGTTTATCAAGTCAACAGCGGAGAAAACATCGTAGCCTTGAACGACGTAAGCCTGGATATCCGCGAGGGAGAATTTATCTCTCTGCTGGGTCCGTCGGGCTGCGGAAAAACCACACTGCTTCGCATCATCGCTGACTTGCTACAGCCCACTTCAGGCAGTATTTCCATCCTCGGTCAGACGCCGAGAGAAATCAGAATGCAGCAAAAATATGGCATCGTCTTTCAAAACCCCGTTCTGTATGACTGGAGAACAGTGCGTAAGAACATCTGTCTTCCCATGGAGATTATGGGTGTACCAAAAAAAGAAAGAACGAAGCGAATTGACAATATGCTTGAGCTAGTAGGACTTCAGGATTTCGGAACCAAATATCCCTTTGAGCTTTCCGGCGGAATGCAGCAAAGAGTCGGTATTGCCAGAGCCCTTGCTCTCAATCCAGACTTTCTTTTGATGGATGAACCCTTCTCCGCTTTAGATGAGTTCACAAGGGAAAAGCTGAATGAGGATCTGCTGAATATCTGGAGCAAGACGAGCAAAACCGTCATCTTTGTTACTCATAACATCCCGGAGTCAGTCTTCCTATCCGATCGGGTTGTGGTTCTTTCCCCTCATCCGGGCAGACTGTCAGCAGTAATTGACATCGACCTGCCACGACCACGTGAAGGTCATTTAAGAGAAACCCCAGAGTTTTATGCACTGGTTTCAAAAATAAGAAGAAGCTTTGAGGGGGTGTAG
- a CDS encoding PucR family transcriptional regulator, translating into MTMTLSSLCKYAGEKYDLRQISGENSRNRLVSWVHRLENEAGTDFLNGQELVFCTGVGHQGTDWLFNFIQSLDAHHASGLVIKLGPEITTLPEQLLLALREISLPVFTIPKTSKMVEITEDFCRKLVKSEENEITVSAAFRNAIFSPEKLNEYRSVLERNEFDTEADFSIIALCIEADWDEQYDAYDRHLRMHLSKILARHSERFNVFRHDKVILAILQSFPQKIVDQALEELKEICNLPGSLYRVRSGVSVNETGIKSLHRSHRRAVSLLKMAERQDTDRFFFDQAGLYQLLLEIEDNNTLKRFYKQTLGKLVEFDEKNDTDYAATLKSYLDHNASVMETARELYVHRNTINYKIKRVKEILGCELTYQDALKLLLSYHIKEILY; encoded by the coding sequence ATGACAATGACTTTAAGTTCCCTGTGCAAGTACGCAGGCGAAAAATATGATCTGCGGCAAATCAGCGGGGAAAACAGCCGCAATCGCTTGGTGAGCTGGGTTCACAGACTGGAAAATGAAGCCGGAACAGATTTTCTAAATGGCCAGGAATTGGTTTTTTGTACAGGTGTCGGCCATCAGGGAACTGACTGGCTATTCAACTTTATCCAATCGCTGGATGCACACCACGCCAGCGGATTGGTCATCAAATTGGGGCCGGAAATCACTACCCTGCCAGAACAACTTCTTCTTGCTTTGAGGGAAATCTCACTGCCCGTCTTTACGATTCCCAAAACTTCAAAAATGGTGGAAATCACTGAGGACTTCTGCCGAAAATTAGTAAAATCAGAAGAGAACGAAATCACGGTCTCCGCCGCTTTTCGCAATGCAATCTTCTCTCCTGAAAAACTCAATGAATACCGATCCGTACTGGAACGCAATGAGTTTGATACAGAAGCGGACTTTAGCATTATCGCACTATGCATCGAAGCCGATTGGGATGAACAGTACGATGCTTATGACCGGCATTTGAGAATGCACCTTTCTAAGATTCTAGCCCGTCACAGCGAGAGATTCAATGTTTTCCGACATGATAAGGTTATTCTTGCAATCCTTCAGAGTTTTCCTCAAAAGATTGTGGATCAGGCACTGGAGGAACTGAAAGAAATCTGCAATCTGCCGGGAAGTCTTTATCGAGTTCGTTCCGGAGTCAGTGTAAATGAAACCGGAATCAAATCGCTTCACAGGAGCCACCGAAGAGCTGTTTCCCTTTTAAAAATGGCGGAACGACAGGATACTGACCGGTTCTTTTTTGACCAGGCAGGGCTCTATCAGCTTTTGCTTGAGATTGAAGATAATAATACTTTAAAGCGATTTTATAAGCAAACGTTAGGAAAGCTCGTGGAGTTTGATGAGAAAAATGATACAGATTATGCAGCAACATTGAAGAGCTATCTGGATCATAACGCCAGCGTTATGGAAACTGCACGGGAATTATATGTGCATCGAAATACCATCAATTACAAAATCAAGCGCGTCAAAGAGATATTAGGATGCGAGCTGACCTATCAGGACGCTCTGAAGCTGCTCCTTTCATACCATATTAAGGAAATCCTGTATTGA
- a CDS encoding methyltetrahydrofolate cobalamin methyltransferase, with protein sequence MIIIGEKLNSTLKAIRPAIESYDAEAVADLAKKQYEAGATFIDINAGVFVDDEPERLAWLAKTVQEAIDAPLAIDSPDANAIKKALEVNKNSKVMINSITDEPKRFNEIAPLVAEYKTSIIALCMDSTGMPETVKDRVSIAESLIEKLTKEGVSISDIYIDPLVRPISTGIHYGNVAIETIREVKTQFPDVHIACGLSNISFSLPARKLINQAFLVAAIGAGMDGAIIDPLDKKLMSMIYASEALFGKDDYCRTYLKKYRSGEIEA encoded by the coding sequence ATGATTATCATAGGAGAAAAGCTCAACAGCACGCTGAAGGCGATCAGACCCGCCATCGAAAGCTATGATGCCGAGGCTGTGGCAGATCTTGCGAAAAAACAGTACGAAGCAGGGGCCACTTTTATCGACATTAACGCAGGCGTATTTGTTGATGATGAACCAGAACGGCTGGCATGGCTTGCAAAAACAGTGCAGGAAGCAATTGATGCACCCCTTGCAATCGATTCTCCTGATGCAAACGCTATCAAAAAGGCTTTGGAGGTCAATAAAAATTCTAAAGTAATGATTAACTCAATTACCGATGAGCCGAAACGATTCAACGAGATCGCACCGCTGGTTGCTGAGTATAAAACCAGCATCATTGCCCTTTGTATGGATTCCACCGGAATGCCTGAAACGGTGAAGGACAGAGTTTCTATTGCAGAAAGTCTCATAGAAAAATTGACAAAAGAGGGTGTTTCAATCAGCGATATTTATATCGATCCTCTCGTTCGTCCGATCAGCACAGGGATCCATTACGGAAATGTGGCCATTGAAACCATTCGTGAAGTCAAGACTCAATTCCCTGATGTTCATATTGCATGCGGCTTGAGTAATATCTCCTTTAGCCTTCCGGCAAGGAAGCTAATCAATCAGGCGTTCCTGGTAGCCGCCATCGGAGCGGGAATGGACGGAGCGATTATCGATCCTCTTGATAAAAAACTGATGTCAATGATTTATGCAAGCGAGGCCTTGTTCGGCAAGGATGACTATTGCAGAACGTACCTGAAGAAATACAGAAGCGGTGAGATTGAGGCCTAA
- a CDS encoding DUF3786 domain-containing protein translates to MKQDSNLAKAYLEAYEKACLALLACDSEMVCQNTKAVFEADKSTYVIRYFNQEYRIKCTDGYFVFDQEPSELSITEQVLVLHYLINAKPRPMTGRTISFLEVPKGGSIYHATFKKRAVDPLVQTFSGNLGGLINAAEALGGRPETFGDASFSVFIFPYVPVTYVLWQGDEEIASSGTILFDASVSDFLPTEDLVLAASYGTYRLIGEHKKNQTVKSEDKMIFQ, encoded by the coding sequence ATGAAGCAGGATTCCAACCTGGCAAAGGCATATCTGGAGGCCTATGAAAAGGCGTGCCTTGCTCTTCTTGCATGTGACAGTGAGATGGTCTGCCAGAATACGAAAGCTGTTTTTGAGGCGGATAAAAGCACCTATGTGATACGGTACTTCAATCAGGAATACCGTATCAAATGTACGGACGGGTATTTCGTCTTTGATCAGGAACCTTCCGAACTTTCCATCACAGAACAAGTATTAGTACTTCATTATCTGATCAATGCAAAACCAAGACCCATGACCGGCAGAACCATATCATTTCTGGAAGTGCCAAAGGGCGGATCGATCTATCATGCAACCTTTAAGAAAAGGGCGGTCGATCCGCTGGTGCAAACTTTCTCCGGAAACCTGGGTGGATTGATCAATGCCGCTGAGGCGCTCGGTGGCAGGCCGGAGACCTTTGGGGATGCCAGTTTCTCCGTGTTCATATTTCCTTATGTTCCCGTTACTTACGTCCTTTGGCAGGGGGATGAGGAGATCGCATCATCGGGAACCATCCTATTTGATGCATCCGTTTCGGATTTTTTACCAACGGAGGATCTGGTGTTGGCAGCAAGCTATGGTACCTATCGGCTGATAGGAGAACACAAGAAGAATCAAACAGTGAAGTCCGAAGACAAGATGATTTTTCAGTAA
- a CDS encoding AAA family ATPase translates to MKIAISGKGGVGKTTIASNIAKLFQKEGFQVYAVDADADSSLGLALGIDEAELNEIKPMIEMKELIGQLSGEGALYTLNPRVDSVIRSYSIDACGIRFLRMGGVKKGGSSCYCRENTFLKALMNALIMDTKEIVILDMGAGIEHLTRGTSANVDLMLVVTEPGRSSVQTARTVESLARELGIHEIRFIANKVRSEREKDFILSNFSQEELLGILGYDEEIAEKSMGYGQKPDAVDTQELEDLLYKVVTQAKS, encoded by the coding sequence ATGAAAATAGCCATATCAGGTAAGGGCGGAGTAGGAAAGACAACCATCGCATCCAATATTGCCAAGCTGTTTCAAAAAGAAGGATTTCAAGTATATGCTGTGGATGCGGATGCTGACAGCAGTCTGGGGCTTGCGCTGGGAATCGACGAAGCAGAGCTTAATGAGATCAAACCCATGATCGAAATGAAGGAACTCATTGGTCAGCTTTCCGGTGAAGGAGCCCTTTACACGTTAAATCCCAGAGTGGACTCGGTGATTCGCAGCTACAGCATCGATGCTTGCGGAATTCGTTTTCTTCGCATGGGAGGTGTAAAAAAAGGAGGATCCTCCTGTTACTGCCGGGAGAACACATTTTTGAAAGCATTAATGAATGCTTTGATCATGGATACTAAGGAAATCGTAATTCTTGATATGGGCGCAGGAATCGAACATCTGACAAGAGGAACATCTGCCAACGTTGATTTAATGCTGGTGGTCACAGAACCTGGCAGGTCCAGTGTTCAGACAGCTCGAACCGTGGAGAGCCTTGCAAGAGAGCTGGGCATTCATGAGATCAGATTTATCGCCAATAAAGTCAGAAGCGAAAGAGAAAAAGACTTTATTTTGTCAAATTTCAGTCAGGAAGAACTTCTTGGCATTTTGGGGTATGATGAGGAAATCGCAGAGAAATCAATGGGATATGGGCAGAAGCCCGATGCCGTCGATACGCAGGAATTGGAAGACCTATTATATAAAGTAGTAACTCAAGCAAAATCTTAA
- the cooS gene encoding anaerobic carbon-monoxide dehydrogenase catalytic subunit yields the protein MSTAEFEKRTVDPAAAEMLTAAGEAQILTSWDRYKAQQPQCKFGLTGICCRICIQGPCRIIPSRPGQDKGICGASAYTIVARNLVRYIAGGASAHSDHGREIAYTLLHTAEGHAKDYKITDGKKLIQVAEKIGVATEGRDEIEIAKDVAVKALEDFGKYDHEPCTWLNATIDEERRLKFKHTNIAPTAIDRAIAQLLHQTHIGTDADPVNIIFGGLKAALADYTGMSLATDLTDVLFGTPQPVLTEANLGVLDAEKVNVAVHGHNPLLSQMVVYAARELEKEAVAAGAKGINLVGICCTGNEVLMREGIPTASNFGSQELVIMTGALDAMIMDVQCISPGVKDLCNCFHTMLITTSNISKVPGSVHIEFNETTAMEDAKKIVKLAIAQYGKRRPERVKIPQLKKQVVGGFSYEALIDLFAKINPDSPISVLTDAIAAGEIKGVCAFAGCNNQKTIHDHATITIAKELAKKDVFLVSTGCAAGALAKAGLLSTEGVEAFAGPGLKKFIKRLEEHSGLNAGLPLVYHMGSCVDNSRVARLWSNMAKNMNIPVPQLPFVASAPEAMSEKSISIGSWVITMGIPCHVGVMPPLEGSELVHGVTTKIARDVFGGYFIFETDPEKAAEKLYERIEKRGWKLRVHKTAAEKYNSSPARVYEG from the coding sequence ATGTCAACAGCTGAATTTGAAAAAAGGACAGTTGACCCGGCAGCAGCAGAAATGCTGACGGCTGCTGGGGAAGCGCAGATCTTGACCTCTTGGGACCGTTATAAAGCGCAGCAGCCTCAATGTAAATTTGGATTGACGGGAATCTGCTGCCGCATTTGTATTCAGGGGCCATGCAGAATCATTCCATCCAGGCCGGGTCAGGACAAAGGTATTTGCGGTGCCTCAGCATATACCATCGTTGCAAGAAATCTTGTCAGGTACATAGCAGGCGGAGCTTCTGCTCATTCCGATCACGGAAGAGAGATCGCCTATACGCTGCTGCATACTGCAGAGGGGCATGCCAAGGATTATAAAATAACAGACGGAAAAAAACTGATTCAGGTTGCTGAGAAAATTGGCGTTGCCACAGAGGGAAGAGACGAGATCGAGATCGCAAAGGATGTGGCAGTGAAAGCGCTTGAAGACTTTGGAAAGTACGATCACGAACCATGTACATGGCTTAACGCGACCATCGACGAGGAGCGCAGGCTGAAATTTAAACATACAAATATTGCACCCACGGCCATTGACCGGGCCATTGCACAGCTTTTACATCAGACCCATATCGGTACTGATGCGGACCCTGTCAACATTATCTTCGGCGGTCTGAAAGCTGCCCTTGCGGATTACACCGGAATGTCTCTTGCTACGGATCTGACAGACGTTCTATTCGGTACACCCCAGCCTGTTTTGACGGAAGCAAATCTGGGTGTCCTGGATGCGGAAAAGGTGAATGTTGCAGTTCACGGTCATAATCCGCTCTTGAGCCAGATGGTCGTTTATGCTGCGAGAGAGCTGGAAAAGGAAGCAGTGGCTGCGGGAGCCAAAGGCATCAATCTGGTGGGAATCTGCTGTACCGGAAACGAGGTCCTCATGAGAGAAGGAATTCCCACTGCGTCCAATTTCGGGTCACAGGAGCTTGTCATCATGACTGGCGCTCTGGATGCAATGATTATGGACGTTCAATGTATCTCGCCCGGTGTCAAGGATCTTTGCAACTGTTTCCATACCATGCTGATTACCACTTCAAACATTTCCAAGGTTCCAGGCTCGGTTCACATTGAGTTTAACGAGACCACGGCAATGGAGGATGCAAAAAAAATCGTAAAGCTGGCAATCGCGCAGTACGGCAAGAGAAGGCCGGAGCGTGTTAAAATACCGCAATTAAAAAAACAGGTTGTGGGCGGCTTTTCTTATGAAGCCCTAATCGATCTCTTTGCAAAAATCAATCCCGATTCACCCATCAGTGTTCTGACAGATGCCATCGCTGCCGGTGAAATTAAGGGAGTCTGTGCTTTTGCAGGATGTAATAATCAGAAGACCATCCATGATCATGCGACCATAACCATCGCAAAGGAGCTGGCGAAAAAGGATGTTTTCCTGGTCTCTACGGGTTGTGCCGCCGGTGCCCTTGCAAAGGCCGGGCTGCTTTCCACAGAGGGAGTGGAAGCCTTTGCCGGCCCAGGATTGAAAAAATTTATCAAGCGTCTTGAGGAACATTCGGGTCTGAATGCAGGACTGCCATTGGTATACCACATGGGTTCCTGCGTAGATAACTCGAGAGTCGCAAGGCTGTGGAGCAATATGGCTAAGAACATGAACATTCCCGTGCCGCAGCTGCCCTTTGTAGCCAGTGCGCCGGAAGCCATGTCGGAAAAGTCCATCTCCATCGGTTCCTGGGTCATTACCATGGGAATCCCATGTCATGTAGGGGTTATGCCTCCTCTGGAAGGCAGTGAGCTGGTCCATGGTGTAACTACAAAAATCGCAAGAGACGTCTTCGGCGGATATTTTATTTTTGAAACAGATCCTGAAAAAGCAGCTGAGAAGCTCTATGAAAGAATTGAAAAGCGGGGATGGAAGCTCCGCGTGCATAAAACGGCGGCGGAGAAATATAACAGCTCTCCAGCGCGGGTTTACGAAGGATAG
- the cdhC gene encoding CO dehydrogenase/CO-methylating acetyl-CoA synthase complex subunit beta — protein sequence MSKHLFTQAYEGAVVATSYAEILLTQAIREHGEDTLVCYPDTAYKLPVITALSGEDVSTLKDLVPILNRIRMTKVRDELTLDGAKTNGEAAFYAAEIIEALRYLGGNNPHVEPWTGFLTDPVLRKFGIQLVDFTIPGVAVIIGKAPDSKTAAKLIKDLQSKGIMLMLCNEIIEQLLEENVKLGIDYIAFPLGNFTQAIHAVNFALRSGLAFGGIAPGNKTEQLQYQRNRVRAFVLALGEQDEVRIAAEFGAIMLGFPTITDQPLEEEVPDWYVYMPDYEKMAAFALELRGIKIKIVDIPVPITIGPAFEGEVIRKADAYVEFGGGKAPGFEYVKMVGPDDIEDGRITVVGPEIDDVEDGAILPIGIYIKIYGRKMQSDFEGVLERRVHYFINYGEGLWHVAQRDLCWLRISKDAKEKGFKFKDFGEILIAKYKSEFPAIVDRVEVTIYTEEALVNEKMEEAREAYRVRDERLGGLTDESVDEFYSCLLCQSFAPNHVCIVTPERVGLCGAVSWLDAKASFEITPTGPNQPLKKEGVVDEEKGIWRSLNEYVYTASNQSVEEVALYTLMELPMSSCGCFEAIMAIVPEANGLMITTREHSGMTPCGMTFSTLAGAVGGGVQSPGFMGIGKRYIISKKFIKADNGIGRIVWMPKDLKESLRGEMTKIAEEQGLGSDFVDKIADETIGTATEEILFFLEEKQHPAFTMDPLF from the coding sequence ATGTCGAAGCATTTGTTTACTCAAGCCTATGAAGGCGCCGTGGTTGCCACCAGCTATGCTGAAATTCTACTGACCCAGGCGATCCGCGAGCACGGAGAAGATACACTCGTATGTTATCCTGACACTGCATATAAACTGCCGGTCATCACTGCTCTCAGCGGAGAGGACGTCAGTACGCTGAAGGATCTGGTGCCCATTCTAAACCGCATCAGAATGACCAAGGTACGGGATGAATTGACCCTTGACGGAGCAAAGACCAATGGCGAAGCGGCGTTTTATGCGGCAGAAATCATTGAGGCGCTGCGCTATCTGGGCGGCAACAATCCCCACGTAGAGCCCTGGACAGGATTTCTGACAGACCCTGTACTGAGAAAATTCGGAATTCAACTGGTAGACTTCACCATTCCTGGTGTTGCCGTTATCATCGGAAAAGCACCGGACAGCAAAACCGCTGCGAAGCTCATCAAGGATCTTCAGAGCAAGGGCATCATGCTGATGCTGTGCAATGAGATCATCGAGCAGCTTCTGGAAGAGAACGTAAAACTGGGAATCGACTATATTGCATTCCCCCTTGGGAATTTCACACAGGCGATCCATGCAGTCAACTTTGCGCTGCGCAGTGGTCTCGCCTTTGGAGGAATCGCCCCGGGCAATAAAACAGAACAGCTCCAGTATCAGAGAAACCGTGTACGCGCGTTTGTTCTCGCTTTGGGAGAGCAGGACGAGGTGCGAATCGCCGCAGAATTCGGGGCCATCATGCTGGGTTTTCCCACCATTACCGATCAGCCGCTGGAAGAGGAAGTGCCCGACTGGTATGTTTACATGCCGGACTATGAAAAGATGGCTGCTTTTGCCCTGGAACTCAGAGGGATCAAAATCAAGATTGTTGACATCCCTGTACCCATTACCATCGGCCCGGCCTTCGAAGGAGAAGTCATCAGAAAGGCAGATGCTTATGTAGAATTTGGCGGAGGAAAGGCTCCTGGATTCGAATATGTCAAAATGGTGGGACCTGACGATATTGAGGACGGAAGAATTACCGTGGTGGGCCCTGAAATTGATGATGTGGAAGATGGGGCAATTCTCCCCATCGGTATCTATATCAAGATCTACGGAAGAAAGATGCAGTCAGACTTTGAGGGTGTGCTGGAGCGCCGTGTCCATTACTTTATCAACTACGGAGAAGGCTTGTGGCACGTTGCACAAAGAGATCTATGCTGGCTCCGAATCAGTAAAGATGCAAAAGAGAAAGGGTTTAAGTTCAAGGATTTCGGAGAAATCCTGATCGCAAAATATAAATCGGAATTCCCAGCCATCGTGGATCGCGTTGAGGTTACTATATATACTGAAGAAGCGCTGGTCAATGAGAAGATGGAAGAGGCAAGAGAGGCATACAGAGTCAGAGATGAGCGGCTTGGCGGTCTGACAGACGAGTCTGTGGACGAATTCTATTCCTGCCTGCTCTGTCAGTCCTTTGCCCCAAACCATGTCTGTATCGTAACACCGGAACGTGTAGGCCTTTGCGGTGCCGTCAGCTGGCTGGATGCCAAGGCTTCCTTTGAGATTACCCCAACAGGTCCAAACCAGCCCCTGAAAAAGGAAGGAGTTGTGGATGAGGAAAAGGGGATCTGGAGAAGTCTCAACGAGTATGTCTATACTGCCTCTAATCAGTCGGTGGAGGAAGTTGCGCTGTATACCCTGATGGAACTTCCCATGAGCTCCTGCGGATGTTTTGAAGCGATCATGGCCATCGTACCGGAAGCCAATGGCCTGATGATCACCACCAGAGAACACTCTGGAATGACCCCTTGCGGCATGACCTTCTCCACCCTGGCAGGTGCTGTAGGCGGCGGTGTGCAATCGCCGGGCTTTATGGGAATCGGAAAACGATATATCATCAGTAAAAAATTCATAAAAGCGGATAACGGGATCGGAAGAATTGTCTGGATGCCCAAGGATCTTAAAGAGTCTCTCAGAGGAGAGATGACAAAGATTGCAGAGGAGCAGGGCCTTGGCAGTGACTTTGTTGATAAGATTGCAGATGAGACCATCGGTACTGCCACCGAAGAAATCCTTTTCTTCCTGGAGGAAAAACAGCATCCTGCGTTTACCATGGATCCGCTGTTCTAA
- a CDS encoding acetyl-CoA decarbonylase/synthase complex subunit gamma, with translation MALTGLDIFKLLPKTNCKDCGNPTCLAFAMALAASKTSIENCPHISEEAKETLGGASAPPIKLVKVGKEGYARELGDEVVLFRHDKTFYHPTCFAVEISDTLTGDALTAKVEKVNSLTFERVGELVSIDMIAVRNDSGSPEAFEIAVKAVAEKTCFATVLISEDPAAMEKGLAVIGTSKPLIYAATEANYEKMVDLAKKFDCPLVVKGDGLEATAALVEKVAASYKELVIDTGTRALSQALAEITQIRRLAIKKRFRPLGYPVIAFTASDDPKEEVLEASVYAAKYASIVVLKADEKSQILPLMAQRMNIYTDPQKPSQVEPKVYAIGAATKESPVYVTTNFSLTYYTVEGEISGSKIPSYIIACPTDGTSVLTAWAAGKFNGDKIAEFMKECGIDSVVDHKNIVIPGYVAVIKGALEEKSGWKVMVGPAEASGLPAFAKSYFA, from the coding sequence ATGGCACTAACAGGATTAGACATTTTCAAGTTATTACCGAAAACCAACTGTAAGGATTGCGGAAACCCAACCTGCCTTGCATTTGCTATGGCTTTGGCAGCATCCAAAACCTCCATCGAAAATTGTCCTCACATTTCAGAAGAGGCTAAGGAGACACTTGGCGGAGCTTCTGCACCTCCCATCAAGCTTGTAAAGGTTGGCAAAGAAGGCTACGCGAGAGAACTGGGAGATGAGGTTGTATTATTTAGACATGATAAAACCTTCTATCATCCAACCTGCTTCGCAGTAGAAATCTCCGACACCCTGACGGGAGACGCGCTGACGGCCAAGGTAGAAAAGGTGAATAGCCTGACGTTCGAGAGAGTCGGTGAGCTGGTTTCCATCGATATGATCGCTGTCAGGAACGATTCCGGAAGCCCTGAGGCATTCGAAATTGCTGTTAAAGCAGTAGCCGAGAAAACCTGCTTTGCTACCGTGCTGATCAGTGAAGACCCTGCTGCCATGGAAAAAGGCCTTGCGGTCATAGGAACATCAAAGCCGTTGATTTACGCAGCAACAGAAGCAAACTATGAGAAGATGGTGGATCTTGCAAAGAAATTTGACTGTCCTCTCGTCGTAAAGGGTGACGGGCTGGAAGCGACAGCAGCACTGGTGGAAAAGGTTGCGGCCTCCTACAAAGAGCTGGTTATCGATACCGGTACAAGAGCGCTCTCTCAGGCGCTTGCTGAAATCACACAGATTAGAAGACTTGCCATTAAAAAGAGATTCCGTCCTCTGGGATATCCCGTCATCGCATTTACCGCATCCGATGACCCGAAAGAGGAAGTCCTGGAAGCCAGTGTGTACGCTGCCAAATATGCCAGCATCGTCGTGTTGAAGGCGGATGAAAAGTCTCAGATACTGCCTCTTATGGCTCAGAGGATGAACATATACACCGACCCGCAGAAGCCAAGTCAGGTTGAGCCGAAGGTATATGCCATCGGAGCAGCCACCAAGGAATCTCCGGTTTACGTAACAACAAACTTCTCCTTGACCTACTACACCGTCGAAGGAGAAATATCAGGAAGCAAGATTCCTTCCTATATCATCGCCTGTCCCACAGACGGAACCTCAGTACTGACCGCCTGGGCAGCGGGAAAATTCAACGGCGACAAGATCGCGGAATTCATGAAAGAATGCGGAATCGATAGCGTTGTTGATCATAAAAACATCGTCATTCCAGGATACGTGGCTGTAATCAAAGGAGCTCTCGAAGAAAAATCCGGCTGGAAGGTTATGGTTGGACCGGCTGAGGCGTCGGGGTTGCCTGCATTTGCGAAGTCCTACTTCGCTTAA